The Kosakonia sacchari SP1 genome includes a window with the following:
- the ubiJ gene encoding ubiquinone biosynthesis protein UbiJ, whose amino-acid sequence MPFKPMVAAGIERVLNTFLYREGALKPARQRLHGKVLRVVLQEFSSPFVLVFSERQIDVLGEWEGEADCSVITQLRVLPKLRDRQQLTALIRSGELEVQGDIQVVQNLVSLMDLAEFDPAEILAPWTGDIAAEGISKFLRGGARFLQHGFQRQQRYVAEVITEEWRLAPGGLEVAWFAEETAAVERAADALAKRLDKLEGK is encoded by the coding sequence ATGCCTTTTAAGCCGATGGTTGCCGCCGGAATTGAACGTGTATTGAATACGTTTTTATACCGTGAAGGCGCGCTGAAACCCGCGCGCCAGCGTTTGCATGGCAAGGTGTTGCGCGTAGTGCTGCAAGAGTTCTCTTCTCCCTTTGTGCTGGTGTTCAGTGAGCGCCAGATTGATGTGTTAGGCGAGTGGGAAGGGGAGGCCGACTGTTCCGTGATTACGCAACTGCGGGTACTGCCGAAGCTGCGCGACCGCCAGCAGCTGACCGCGCTTATTCGCAGCGGCGAGCTGGAAGTGCAGGGCGATATCCAGGTAGTGCAAAACCTGGTTTCGCTGATGGATTTGGCGGAATTCGATCCTGCCGAGATCCTCGCGCCATGGACAGGCGATATCGCTGCTGAGGGGATCAGTAAATTCCTGCGCGGTGGGGCACGCTTTCTGCAACACGGTTTTCAACGCCAGCAACGCTATGTCGCTGAAGTGATAACGGAAGAGTGGCGCCTTGCGCCGGGCGGACTGGAAGTTGCCTGGTTTGCTGAAGAAACGGCTGCTGTCGAAAGGGCTGCGGATGCCTTAGCCAAACGCCTGGATAAACTGGAGGGCAAATGA
- the metR gene encoding HTH-type transcriptional regulator MetR, whose amino-acid sequence MIEIKHLKTLQALRNSGSLAAAAATLHQTQSALSHQFSDLEQRLGFRLFVRKSQPLRFTPQGEILLQLANQVLPQISRALQACNEPQQATLRIAIECHSCIQWLTPALENFRQNWPQVEMDFKSGVTFDPQPALQQGELDLVMTSDILPRSGLHYSPMFDFEVRLVLAPDHPLAAKARITPDDIASETLLIYPVQRSRLDIWRHFLQPAGVSPSLKSVDNTLLLIQMVAARMGIAALPHWVVESFERQGLVVTKTLGEGLWSRLYAAVRDGEQRQPVTEAFIRSARNHACDHLPFVRSAERPNGDAPTARPLSPHHQ is encoded by the coding sequence ATGATCGAAATTAAACACCTGAAAACGCTACAGGCGTTACGAAACAGCGGGTCGCTGGCGGCGGCGGCGGCAACGCTGCATCAAACGCAGTCCGCGCTTTCCCACCAGTTCAGCGATCTGGAACAGCGCCTTGGCTTCCGTCTGTTTGTGCGTAAAAGCCAGCCGCTGCGCTTTACGCCGCAGGGTGAAATTCTGCTGCAACTGGCGAATCAGGTGCTGCCGCAGATTAGCCGCGCGCTGCAGGCCTGCAATGAGCCGCAGCAAGCCACGCTGCGCATCGCTATTGAGTGTCATAGCTGTATTCAGTGGCTGACGCCTGCGCTTGAGAACTTCCGCCAGAACTGGCCGCAAGTGGAGATGGATTTCAAATCCGGCGTCACGTTTGATCCGCAACCCGCGCTGCAACAGGGCGAGCTGGATCTGGTCATGACCTCCGACATTCTGCCGCGCAGCGGCCTGCACTATTCACCGATGTTTGATTTTGAGGTGCGGCTGGTGCTGGCGCCGGATCATCCACTGGCGGCGAAAGCACGGATCACGCCGGACGATATCGCCAGCGAAACGCTGCTGATCTACCCGGTGCAGCGCAGTCGCCTGGATATCTGGCGTCACTTCCTGCAACCGGCGGGCGTGAGTCCGTCGCTGAAAAGTGTGGATAACACGCTGCTGCTGATTCAGATGGTTGCCGCACGGATGGGCATTGCGGCGCTGCCGCACTGGGTAGTGGAGAGTTTTGAGCGCCAGGGTCTGGTGGTGACCAAAACCCTGGGCGAAGGATTGTGGAGCCGGCTGTATGCCGCCGTGCGCGACGGCGAGCAGCGTCAGCCAGTAACGGAAGCGTTTATTCGCTCAGCGCGGAATCACGCTTGCGACCATCTGCCGTTTGTGCGGAGCGCGGAGCGACCCAACGGCGATGCACCCACAGCGAGGCCATTATCACCGCACCACCAATAA
- a CDS encoding dienelactone hydrolase family protein: MTTNNTPGFAPAASPLASTVVHTPEDALIAGETSIPTQGENMPAFHARPKNAEGPLPIVIVVQEIFGVHEHIRDLCRRLALEGYLAIAPELYFRQGDPNDFADIQTLLSGLVSKVPDAQVLADLDHVASWAARNGGNAHQLLVTGFCWGGRIAWLYAAHNPQLKAAVAWYGKLVGDKSLNSPRHPVDIATELTAPVLGLYGAQDTGIPLESVETMRQALRAANAKAEIIVYPEAGHAFNADYRPSYHAESAADGWQRMLAWFAQYSKK, translated from the coding sequence ATGACAACCAACAACACACCAGGCTTTGCACCTGCGGCTTCACCCCTTGCTTCAACCGTTGTTCACACGCCGGAAGACGCCTTAATCGCGGGCGAAACATCGATTCCGACACAGGGCGAGAACATGCCCGCTTTTCACGCCCGACCGAAAAATGCCGAAGGCCCCTTGCCGATTGTCATTGTGGTACAGGAAATTTTCGGCGTGCATGAGCATATTCGCGATCTGTGCCGCCGTCTGGCGCTGGAAGGCTACCTCGCCATCGCGCCGGAGCTCTATTTCCGCCAGGGCGATCCGAATGATTTTGCCGATATTCAAACCCTGCTGAGCGGCCTGGTAAGCAAAGTACCGGACGCGCAAGTGCTTGCTGATTTGGATCACGTCGCCAGTTGGGCGGCGCGTAACGGCGGGAACGCTCACCAACTTTTAGTGACCGGTTTTTGCTGGGGCGGACGCATCGCCTGGCTGTATGCCGCGCACAATCCGCAGTTGAAAGCCGCCGTCGCCTGGTATGGCAAGCTGGTGGGGGATAAATCGCTCAATTCTCCGCGTCACCCGGTGGATATCGCCACTGAACTTACCGCGCCAGTGCTCGGTTTATATGGCGCACAGGATACCGGCATTCCGCTGGAGAGCGTGGAAACCATGCGCCAGGCGCTCAGAGCCGCGAACGCCAAAGCGGAAATCATCGTCTATCCTGAAGCGGGCCACGCGTTTAATGCGGACTATCGCCCAAGCTATCACGCGGAATCCGCCGCCGATGGCTGGCAGCGGATGCTGGCATGGTTTGCGCAGTACAGTAAAAAGTAA
- the tatA gene encoding Sec-independent protein translocase subunit TatA yields the protein MGGISIWQLLIIAVIVVLLFGTKKLGSIGSDLGASIKGFKKAMGDEDKEEKQDKSAQDADFTAKSLSDSETSDDAKKDEKRHDKEQV from the coding sequence ATGGGTGGTATCAGCATTTGGCAGTTGTTGATTATTGCGGTCATCGTTGTGCTGCTGTTTGGCACCAAAAAGCTCGGTTCTATTGGTTCCGACTTGGGCGCATCCATTAAAGGCTTCAAAAAGGCCATGGGTGACGAAGATAAAGAGGAAAAGCAGGATAAATCGGCACAAGATGCGGATTTTACGGCAAAGTCTCTTTCCGACAGCGAGACATCCGACGACGCTAAAAAAGACGAAAAACGTCACGACAAAGAGCAGGTGTAA
- the rmuC gene encoding DNA recombination protein RmuC — MDTSIIVMAAVALAGLLVGWLAASWRGAQQQADLLAEQRDVFSELSAARQQITQNEHWREECELLNNELRSLQHINSSLEADLREVTTRLESTQLHAEEKLRQMHSSEQRLSEQFENLANRIFEQSNRRVDEQNRQSLNGLLTPLREQLDGFRRQVQDSFGQEARERHTLAHEIRNLQQLNAQMAQEAINLTRALKGDNKTQGNWGEVVLTRVLEASGLREGYEYETQVSIENDHRARMQPDVIVRLPQGKDVVIDAKMTLVAYERYFNADDDFTREGALQEHIASVRNHIRLLGRKDYQQLPGLRSLDYVLMFIPVEPAFLIALDRQPELITEALKNNIMLVSPTTLLVALRTIANLWRYEHQSRNAQQIAERASRLYDKMRLFVDDMSSIGQSLDKAQDNYRQAMKKLSSGRGNLLAQTEAFRGLGVEIKREINPELAAQAQDQDEEFRLRSGQNDSLDCFEDNALDSMAAGDEPDSKASSGG; from the coding sequence GTGGACACTTCAATCATCGTCATGGCAGCCGTTGCGCTGGCGGGTTTACTGGTCGGCTGGCTGGCAGCAAGCTGGCGCGGGGCGCAGCAGCAGGCGGATCTGCTCGCGGAGCAGCGTGATGTCTTTAGCGAACTGAGCGCCGCCCGGCAGCAGATAACCCAAAACGAACACTGGCGCGAAGAGTGCGAGTTGCTCAATAACGAACTGCGTAGCCTGCAACATATCAATAGCTCGCTGGAAGCTGATTTGCGCGAAGTGACGACCCGGCTTGAATCTACGCAATTACATGCCGAAGAGAAACTGCGCCAGATGCACAGCAGCGAGCAGCGCTTGAGCGAGCAGTTCGAAAATCTCGCTAACCGCATCTTTGAGCAGAGCAATCGCCGCGTCGATGAGCAAAACCGGCAAAGTCTGAACGGGCTGTTAACGCCGCTGCGCGAACAGCTTGATGGTTTTCGCCGCCAGGTGCAGGATAGCTTTGGTCAGGAAGCGCGTGAACGGCATACGCTGGCGCATGAAATTCGCAACCTGCAACAGCTCAATGCCCAGATGGCGCAGGAAGCGATAAACCTGACGCGTGCGCTGAAAGGCGATAACAAAACCCAGGGTAATTGGGGCGAAGTGGTGCTGACCCGCGTACTGGAAGCCTCTGGTCTGCGTGAAGGCTATGAATACGAAACCCAGGTCAGTATTGAAAATGACCATCGCGCGCGGATGCAGCCGGATGTGATCGTGCGTCTGCCGCAGGGCAAAGATGTGGTGATCGACGCCAAAATGACGCTGGTCGCCTACGAACGTTACTTCAATGCCGACGACGACTTTACGCGCGAAGGCGCGTTACAAGAACATATCGCCTCGGTACGAAACCATATTCGCCTGCTTGGTCGTAAGGATTATCAGCAACTGCCGGGGCTGCGCAGCCTGGATTATGTCTTGATGTTTATTCCGGTGGAGCCGGCCTTTTTGATTGCGCTGGACAGGCAGCCTGAACTGATCACCGAAGCGCTGAAAAATAACATTATGCTGGTCAGCCCTACCACGCTGCTGGTGGCGCTACGCACCATTGCCAACCTGTGGCGTTATGAACATCAAAGCCGCAATGCGCAGCAGATCGCGGAGCGGGCGAGCCGCCTGTATGACAAAATGCGCCTGTTCGTTGACGACATGTCATCCATTGGTCAGAGCCTGGATAAAGCGCAGGACAATTACCGTCAGGCGATGAAAAAACTGAGTTCCGGGCGCGGCAATTTGCTGGCCCAGACAGAGGCATTTCGCGGGCTCGGTGTTGAAATCAAACGCGAGATTAATCCGGAATTAGCGGCGCAAGCGCAGGATCAGGACGAAGAGTTCCGTTTGCGTTCCGGGCAAAACGATTCCCTCGATTGCTTTGAAGACAATGCATTAGATAGCATGGCCGCGGGCGATGAGCCTGACTCGAAGGCTTCTTCGGGTGGTTGA
- the tatB gene encoding Sec-independent protein translocase protein TatB, which translates to MFDIGFGELLLVFIIGLVVLGPQRLPVAVRTVAGWVRALRSLATTVQNELTQELKLQEFQDSLKKVEKASLENLTPELKQSMDELRQAAESMKRSYSANDAEKASDEAHTIHNPVVKDNEAQHEGVTPAAAENQASSPQQVPDAAETKKAPQVTSTVQAASPVSDSTPSSSDKS; encoded by the coding sequence GTGTTCGATATAGGTTTTGGCGAACTGTTACTCGTTTTCATCATTGGCCTCGTGGTATTAGGGCCGCAACGGCTACCCGTGGCTGTGCGCACTGTGGCGGGCTGGGTTCGCGCGCTGCGCTCGCTGGCCACGACAGTGCAGAATGAACTGACGCAGGAACTGAAGCTGCAGGAGTTTCAGGACAGCCTGAAAAAGGTGGAAAAAGCGAGCCTGGAAAACCTGACGCCAGAGTTAAAGCAGTCGATGGATGAGCTGCGCCAGGCGGCGGAATCAATGAAGCGCTCCTATAGTGCTAACGATGCCGAAAAAGCCAGCGATGAAGCACATACCATCCATAACCCGGTGGTAAAAGATAACGAAGCGCAGCATGAAGGCGTTACGCCTGCCGCTGCTGAAAACCAGGCCAGTTCGCCGCAGCAAGTCCCTGACGCTGCAGAAACGAAAAAAGCGCCGCAGGTGACGTCTACGGTGCAAGCGGCCTCGCCGGTTTCCGACTCCACACCTTCTTCAAGTGATAAATCCTGA
- the udp gene encoding uridine phosphorylase — protein sequence MSKSDVFHLGLTKNDLQGATLAIVPGDPERVEKIAALMDKPVKLASHREFTSWRAELDGKPVIVCSTGIGGPSTSIAVEELAQLGIRTFLRVGTTGAIQPHINVGDVLITTASVRLDGASLHFAPMEYPAVADFECTTALVAAADAIGATKHIGVTASSDTFYPGQERYDTYSGRVVSRFKGSMEEWQSMGVMNYEMESATLLTMCASQGLRAGMVAGVIVNRTQQEIPNAETMKQTESHAVKIVVEAARRLL from the coding sequence ATGTCCAAGTCTGATGTTTTTCATCTCGGCCTCACCAAAAACGATTTACAAGGGGCTACGCTGGCCATCGTCCCTGGCGATCCGGAGCGTGTGGAAAAGATCGCCGCGCTGATGGATAAGCCGGTCAAACTGGCCTCCCACCGCGAATTCACCAGCTGGCGTGCAGAGCTGGATGGCAAACCGGTTATCGTGTGTTCCACCGGCATCGGCGGCCCGTCAACCTCTATCGCCGTCGAAGAGCTGGCGCAGCTTGGCATCCGCACTTTCCTGCGCGTGGGCACCACCGGTGCGATTCAGCCGCACATTAATGTTGGCGACGTGCTGATCACCACCGCGTCCGTGCGCCTTGACGGCGCGAGCCTGCACTTTGCGCCGATGGAATACCCGGCAGTGGCGGATTTTGAGTGCACTACTGCGCTGGTTGCGGCAGCGGATGCGATTGGCGCGACGAAACATATCGGCGTTACCGCTTCTTCTGACACCTTCTACCCAGGCCAGGAGCGTTACGACACTTACTCTGGCCGCGTGGTGAGCCGCTTTAAAGGTTCCATGGAAGAGTGGCAGTCGATGGGCGTGATGAACTATGAAATGGAATCCGCCACGCTGCTGACCATGTGCGCAAGCCAGGGGCTGCGTGCAGGCATGGTTGCCGGTGTGATTGTGAACCGCACCCAGCAAGAGATCCCGAATGCGGAAACCATGAAGCAGACCGAAAGCCACGCGGTGAAAATCGTGGTGGAAGCGGCGCGTCGTCTTCTGTAA
- the ubiB gene encoding ubiquinone biosynthesis regulatory protein kinase UbiB, which translates to MTPGELRRLYFIIQTFLSYGLDELIPKMRITLPLRIWRRLLFWMPNRHKDKPLGERLRLALQELGPVWIKFGQMLSTRRDLFPPLIADQLAMLQDRVAPFDGHLAKKQIEKAMGDLPVETWFDDFAIEPLASASIAQVHTARLKESGKEVVIKVIRPDILPVIKADLKLIYRLAGWVPRLLPDGRRLRPREVVREYEKTLIDELDLLREAANAIQLRRNFENSPMLYVPEIYSDYCSQNMLVMERIYGIPVSDVAALEKNGTNLKLLAERGVQVFFTQVFRDSFFHADMHPGNIFVSYDHPEDPQYIGIDCGIVGSLNKEDKRYLAENFIAFFNRDYRKVAELHVDSGWVPPDTNVEEFEFAIRTVCEPIFEKPLAEISFGHVLLNLFNTARRFNMEVQPQLVLLQKTLLYIEGVGRQLYPQLDLWKTAKPFLETWIKDQVGIPALVRALKEKGPFWIEKMPEIPELIYNGLQQGKHLQQSVDKIANELQVNHVRQGQSRYLFGIGATLLLSGTLLLINRPEWGLTPAWLMVGGVLAWCVGWYKTR; encoded by the coding sequence ATGACGCCTGGAGAATTACGGCGCCTCTATTTCATCATCCAAACCTTTTTAAGTTACGGGCTTGATGAGCTCATTCCCAAAATGCGTATCACCCTGCCGCTGCGGATTTGGCGTCGCTTGTTGTTCTGGATGCCGAACCGGCATAAAGATAAACCGCTTGGGGAACGCCTGCGTCTTGCCTTGCAGGAGCTGGGGCCGGTATGGATTAAATTCGGGCAAATGTTGTCTACCCGCCGTGATTTATTCCCGCCGCTGATTGCCGATCAACTGGCGATGTTGCAGGATCGCGTTGCCCCCTTCGATGGTCATCTTGCTAAAAAGCAAATTGAAAAAGCGATGGGTGATCTTCCGGTTGAAACCTGGTTTGATGACTTCGCCATTGAACCGCTAGCCTCTGCGTCCATTGCGCAGGTGCATACAGCGCGGTTGAAAGAGAGTGGCAAAGAGGTGGTGATTAAGGTCATTCGCCCGGACATTCTGCCAGTTATCAAAGCGGATCTGAAACTGATCTACCGTCTGGCGGGCTGGGTTCCACGCCTGTTACCGGATGGTCGCCGCCTGCGCCCGCGTGAAGTGGTGCGCGAGTATGAGAAGACGCTGATTGATGAGCTGGATCTGCTGCGTGAAGCCGCTAACGCGATCCAGTTGCGCCGCAACTTTGAAAACAGCCCAATGCTGTACGTACCGGAAATCTACTCGGATTATTGCAGCCAAAACATGCTGGTGATGGAGCGTATTTATGGCATTCCGGTTTCCGATGTTGCTGCGCTGGAGAAAAACGGCACCAATTTAAAATTGCTGGCCGAACGTGGTGTGCAGGTCTTTTTCACCCAGGTATTCCGCGACAGCTTTTTCCATGCCGACATGCATCCGGGTAATATTTTTGTTAGCTACGACCATCCGGAAGATCCGCAATATATCGGTATTGACTGCGGTATTGTCGGTTCGCTGAACAAAGAAGATAAACGCTATCTGGCGGAAAACTTTATCGCCTTCTTTAACCGCGACTATCGCAAAGTGGCGGAGCTGCATGTGGATTCAGGCTGGGTTCCGCCAGATACCAATGTAGAAGAGTTCGAGTTTGCCATTCGCACCGTTTGTGAGCCGATCTTTGAAAAGCCGCTGGCGGAAATCTCCTTTGGTCATGTGCTGCTCAACCTCTTCAACACGGCACGTCGCTTTAATATGGAAGTGCAACCGCAGCTGGTGTTGTTGCAGAAAACCTTGCTCTATATCGAAGGTGTCGGCCGTCAGCTCTATCCGCAACTGGATTTATGGAAAACCGCGAAACCTTTCCTTGAAACGTGGATCAAAGATCAGGTGGGTATTCCAGCGCTGGTCAGAGCGCTGAAAGAGAAAGGCCCATTCTGGATCGAGAAAATGCCGGAAATTCCTGAACTGATCTACAACGGGTTGCAGCAAGGCAAGCATTTGCAGCAAAGCGTGGATAAGATTGCCAATGAATTACAGGTAAACCATGTTCGGCAGGGGCAATCTCGTTATCTGTTCGGCATTGGCGCGACCTTATTATTGAGCGGCACATTGTTACTGATTAATCGACCAGAATGGGGTTTAACGCCTGCATGGCTAATGGTAGGTGGCGTTCTGGCCTGGTGTGTGGGTTGGTATAAAACACGATAA
- the ubiE gene encoding bifunctional demethylmenaquinone methyltransferase/2-methoxy-6-polyprenyl-1,4-benzoquinol methylase UbiE, whose product MAEDSKETTHFGFQTVAKENKADMVAHVFHSVASKYDVMNDLMSMGIHRLWKRFTIDCSGVRRGQKVLDLAGGTGDLTAKFSRLVGETGQVVLADINDSMLKMGREKLRNLGVIGNVEYVQANAEALPFPDNTFDCITISFGLRNVTEKEKALRSMFRVLKPGGRLLVLEFSKPIIEPLSKAYDAYSFHVLPRIGQLVANDAESYRYLAESIRMHPDQETLKAMMQDAGFENVDYYNMTAGIVALHRGYKF is encoded by the coding sequence ATGGCGGAAGATTCAAAAGAGACAACACACTTTGGTTTTCAGACCGTCGCCAAAGAAAACAAAGCCGACATGGTGGCGCACGTCTTCCATTCGGTCGCGTCAAAATATGACGTGATGAACGATCTGATGTCGATGGGCATTCACCGTTTATGGAAGCGCTTTACCATTGATTGCAGCGGCGTGCGTCGTGGGCAGAAAGTTCTCGATCTGGCCGGTGGTACGGGCGATCTGACGGCGAAATTCTCCCGCCTGGTGGGCGAAACCGGCCAGGTTGTACTGGCAGATATTAACGATTCGATGCTGAAAATGGGGCGCGAAAAACTGCGCAACCTCGGCGTGATCGGTAACGTAGAATATGTGCAGGCAAATGCTGAAGCCTTGCCGTTCCCGGACAATACTTTCGACTGCATCACTATCTCGTTTGGTCTGCGTAACGTGACGGAAAAAGAGAAAGCGCTGCGATCCATGTTCCGCGTTTTGAAACCGGGCGGCCGCCTGCTGGTGCTCGAATTTTCCAAGCCAATTATTGAACCGCTGAGCAAAGCTTATGACGCTTACTCTTTCCACGTCCTGCCGCGTATTGGTCAACTGGTAGCAAACGATGCGGAAAGCTATCGCTATCTTGCTGAATCTATCCGTATGCATCCCGATCAGGAGACCCTGAAAGCGATGATGCAGGACGCCGGTTTCGAAAACGTCGATTACTACAACATGACGGCCGGTATCGTTGCTCTGCACCGTGGCTACAAATTCTGA
- the metE gene encoding 5-methyltetrahydropteroyltriglutamate--homocysteine S-methyltransferase, which translates to MTVLNHTLGFPRVGLRRELKKAQESYWAGNATREALLAVGRELRARHWEQQKEAGIDLLPVGDFAWYDHVLTTSLLLGNVPARHQNNDGSVDIDTLFRIGRGRAPTGEPAAAAEMTKWFNTNYHYMVPEFSKGQQFKLTWTQLLDEVDEALALGHKVKPVLLGPVTYLWLGKVKGEQFDRLSLLSDILPVYKQVLGELAKRGIEWVQIDEPALVLELPQAWLNAFKPAYDTLSGQLKLLLTTYFEGVTPNLDVITALPVQGLHVDLVHGKDNVAELHSRLPADWLLSAGLVNGRNVWRADLSEKYAQINEVVGKRPLWVASSCSLLHSPIDLSVETRLDAEVKSWFAFALQKCHELALLRDALNSGNTEKLVEWSAPIQARRHSTRVHNTAVAQRLAAITAQDSQRNSPYAERAKAQRERFKLPAWPTTTIGSFPQTTEIRGLRLDFKKGHLDAGNYRTGIAEHIKQAIAEQERLGLDVLVHGEAERNDMVEYFGENLDGFVFTQNGWVQSYGSRCVKPPVVIGDVSRPEAITVEWAKYAQSLTDKPVKGMLTGPVTILCWSFPREDVSRETIAKQIALALRDEVADLEAAGIGIIQIDEPALREGLPLRRSDWDAYLAWGVEAFRINAAVAKDDTQIHTHMCYCEFNDIMDSIAALDADVITIETSRSDMELLESFEEFEYPNEIGPGVYDIHSPNVPSVEWIEALLQKAAQRIPAQRLWVNPDCGLKTRGWPETRSALANMVKAAQNLRQQ; encoded by the coding sequence ATGACTGTACTGAATCACACCCTCGGTTTCCCTCGCGTTGGCCTGCGCCGCGAGTTGAAAAAAGCGCAAGAGAGCTACTGGGCGGGTAACGCCACCCGTGAAGCGCTGCTGGCGGTAGGGCGCGAGCTGCGCGCCCGTCACTGGGAGCAGCAAAAAGAGGCCGGTATCGATCTGCTGCCGGTGGGCGATTTCGCCTGGTACGACCATGTTCTGACCACCAGCCTGCTGCTGGGCAATGTGCCGGCTCGTCATCAGAACAACGACGGCTCCGTGGATATCGACACCCTGTTCCGCATTGGCCGTGGTCGTGCGCCCACTGGCGAACCGGCGGCAGCAGCGGAAATGACCAAATGGTTCAACACCAACTACCACTACATGGTGCCGGAGTTCAGCAAAGGCCAGCAGTTCAAACTGACCTGGACGCAACTGCTGGACGAAGTAGACGAAGCGCTGGCGCTCGGCCACAAGGTGAAACCTGTGCTGCTTGGTCCGGTCACTTACCTGTGGTTGGGTAAAGTGAAAGGCGAACAGTTTGACCGCTTAAGCCTGCTGAGCGACATCCTGCCGGTCTACAAACAGGTGCTTGGCGAGCTGGCAAAACGCGGTATCGAGTGGGTACAAATCGACGAACCAGCGCTGGTGCTGGAGCTGCCGCAAGCCTGGCTGAATGCGTTTAAACCGGCTTACGACACGCTTTCCGGCCAGTTGAAGCTGCTGCTGACCACCTATTTTGAAGGCGTGACGCCGAACCTTGATGTGATTACCGCACTGCCGGTTCAGGGGCTGCATGTTGATTTGGTACACGGCAAGGACAACGTGGCCGAGCTGCACTCGCGTCTGCCTGCCGACTGGTTGCTCTCTGCCGGTCTGGTGAATGGCCGTAACGTTTGGCGTGCCGATCTCAGCGAAAAATATGCGCAAATCAACGAAGTGGTCGGTAAACGTCCGCTGTGGGTTGCCTCTTCGTGTTCTTTGCTGCACAGCCCGATCGATCTGAGTGTTGAAACGCGTCTGGATGCGGAAGTGAAAAGCTGGTTCGCCTTTGCACTGCAAAAATGCCATGAACTGGCGCTGCTGCGCGATGCGCTAAACAGTGGTAATACGGAAAAACTGGTGGAATGGAGCGCGCCGATTCAGGCACGTCGCCACTCTACGCGCGTTCACAACACGGCAGTGGCACAGCGTCTGGCGGCGATCACCGCGCAGGATAGCCAGCGTAACAGCCCATACGCCGAGCGCGCGAAAGCCCAGCGCGAGCGCTTTAAGCTGCCCGCCTGGCCGACCACCACCATCGGTTCCTTCCCACAGACCACGGAAATTCGCGGCCTGCGGCTGGATTTCAAAAAAGGCCATCTCGATGCGGGCAACTACCGCACGGGTATCGCCGAACATATCAAACAGGCGATTGCCGAGCAGGAACGTCTGGGTTTAGACGTGCTGGTGCATGGTGAAGCCGAGCGTAATGACATGGTGGAATACTTCGGTGAAAACCTCGATGGTTTCGTCTTTACACAAAACGGCTGGGTGCAGAGCTATGGCTCCCGCTGCGTGAAACCGCCAGTGGTTATCGGCGACGTCAGCCGCCCGGAAGCCATTACCGTGGAGTGGGCGAAGTACGCGCAGTCGCTGACCGATAAACCGGTGAAAGGGATGCTGACCGGCCCGGTGACCATTCTTTGCTGGTCGTTCCCGCGCGAAGATGTGAGCCGCGAAACCATCGCCAAACAAATCGCGCTGGCATTGCGTGATGAAGTGGCGGATCTGGAAGCGGCGGGGATTGGCATTATCCAGATTGATGAACCGGCACTGCGTGAAGGCTTGCCGCTGCGTCGCAGCGACTGGGATGCCTATCTGGCGTGGGGTGTGGAAGCCTTCCGCATTAACGCGGCGGTGGCGAAAGATGACACGCAGATCCATACCCATATGTGTTATTGCGAGTTCAACGACATCATGGATTCCATCGCCGCGCTGGATGCCGATGTGATCACCATTGAAACCTCGCGCTCGGATATGGAACTGCTGGAGTCATTCGAAGAGTTTGAGTACCCGAACGAAATCGGCCCAGGTGTGTACGACATTCACTCGCCGAACGTACCGAGCGTTGAGTGGATTGAAGCGCTGTTGCAGAAAGCGGCACAGCGCATCCCCGCACAACGCTTGTGGGTGAACCCGGACTGCGGCCTAAAAACCCGCGGCTGGCCGGAAACCCGTAGCGCGCTGGCAAACATGGTGAAAGCCGCGCAGAACCTGCGCCAACAGTAA